One Pseudonocardia sediminis DNA window includes the following coding sequences:
- the fusA gene encoding elongation factor G, which translates to MAPRDVLTDLTKVRNIGIMAHIDAGKTTTTERILYYTGINYKIGEVHDGAATMDWMEEEQKRGITITSAATTCFWKDHQINIIDTPGHVDFTVEVERNLRVLDGAVAVFDGKEGVEPQSEQVWRQATKYDVPRVCFVNKMDKLGADFYFTVQTIQDRLNARPLPIQLPIGSEGDFIGVVDLVEMRALTWRGEVAKGEDYAIEEIPADMADKVAEWREKLLEAVAETDDDLMESYLGGEEPTVEQIKTGIRKIVTDRIAYPVMCGSAFKNKGVQPMLDAVIDYLPSPYDLPPVEGFLTDGETPASRKPAKDEPFAALAFKIAAHPFFGKLTYIRVYSGRVAAGSQVLNSTKDRKERIGKVFQMHSNKENPVDEAMAGHIYAVIGLKDTTTGETLCDPQSPIVLESMTFPEPVIQVAVEPKTKADQEKLGVAIQRLAEEDPTFQVSLDDETGQTILAGMGELHLEVLVNRMKSDYKVEANIGKPQVAYRETIKQPVIKFEYTHKKQTGGSGQFARVIINLEPLTEGDGALYEFDNKVTGGRIPREYIPSVDAGIQDAMQYGILAGYPVVGVKATLTDGQYHEVDSSEMAFKVAGSMAFKEAARKANPAILEPMMAVEVMTPEDYMGDVIGDLNSRRGQIQAMEERAGARVVKASVPLSEMFGYVGDLRSRTQGRANYTMTFDSYAEVPASVAKEIIAKATGE; encoded by the coding sequence GTGGCACCACGGGACGTGCTGACCGACCTGACCAAGGTCCGCAACATCGGCATCATGGCGCACATCGATGCCGGCAAGACCACCACCACCGAGCGGATCCTGTACTACACCGGGATCAACTACAAGATCGGTGAGGTGCACGACGGCGCGGCGACGATGGACTGGATGGAGGAGGAGCAGAAGCGCGGCATCACGATCACGTCCGCCGCGACGACCTGCTTCTGGAAAGACCACCAGATCAACATCATCGACACGCCGGGCCACGTGGACTTCACCGTCGAGGTGGAGCGCAACCTGCGCGTGCTCGACGGCGCGGTCGCCGTGTTCGACGGCAAGGAGGGGGTCGAGCCGCAGTCCGAGCAGGTCTGGCGGCAGGCCACCAAGTACGACGTCCCCCGGGTCTGCTTCGTCAACAAGATGGACAAGCTCGGTGCGGACTTCTACTTCACCGTGCAGACGATCCAGGACCGCCTGAACGCGCGCCCGCTGCCCATCCAGCTGCCCATCGGCAGCGAGGGTGACTTCATCGGCGTCGTCGACCTGGTCGAGATGCGCGCGCTGACCTGGCGTGGCGAGGTCGCCAAGGGCGAGGACTACGCCATCGAGGAGATCCCGGCCGACATGGCCGACAAGGTCGCCGAGTGGCGCGAGAAGCTCCTCGAGGCCGTCGCCGAGACCGACGACGACCTGATGGAGTCGTACCTCGGCGGCGAGGAGCCGACGGTCGAGCAGATCAAGACCGGTATCCGGAAGATCGTGACCGACCGCATCGCCTACCCGGTGATGTGTGGTTCCGCGTTCAAGAACAAGGGCGTCCAGCCCATGCTCGACGCGGTCATCGACTACCTGCCGTCGCCGTACGACCTCCCGCCGGTCGAGGGCTTCCTCACCGACGGCGAGACCCCGGCCAGCCGCAAGCCGGCCAAGGACGAGCCGTTCGCGGCGCTCGCGTTCAAGATCGCCGCGCACCCGTTCTTCGGCAAGCTGACCTACATCCGGGTCTACTCCGGCCGGGTCGCCGCGGGCTCGCAGGTCCTGAACTCGACCAAGGACCGCAAGGAGCGCATCGGGAAGGTCTTCCAGATGCACTCCAACAAGGAGAACCCGGTCGACGAGGCCATGGCGGGCCACATCTACGCCGTCATCGGCCTCAAGGACACGACCACGGGCGAGACCCTCTGCGACCCGCAGTCGCCGATCGTCCTCGAGTCGATGACCTTCCCGGAGCCGGTGATCCAGGTCGCGGTCGAGCCGAAGACCAAGGCCGACCAGGAGAAGCTGGGCGTCGCGATCCAGCGGCTCGCCGAGGAGGACCCGACGTTCCAGGTCTCCCTGGACGACGAGACCGGCCAGACGATCCTCGCCGGCATGGGTGAGCTGCACCTCGAGGTGCTGGTGAACCGCATGAAGAGCGACTACAAGGTCGAGGCCAACATCGGCAAGCCCCAGGTCGCGTACCGCGAGACCATCAAGCAGCCGGTCATCAAGTTCGAGTACACGCACAAGAAGCAGACCGGTGGTTCGGGCCAGTTCGCCCGGGTCATCATCAACCTGGAGCCCCTCACCGAGGGCGACGGTGCGCTGTACGAGTTCGACAACAAGGTCACCGGTGGCCGCATCCCGCGGGAGTACATCCCGTCGGTGGACGCCGGCATCCAGGACGCCATGCAGTACGGCATCCTCGCCGGTTACCCGGTTGTCGGAGTGAAGGCCACGCTGACGGACGGCCAGTACCACGAGGTCGACTCGTCCGAGATGGCGTTCAAGGTGGCCGGCTCCATGGCGTTCAAGGAGGCGGCTCGCAAGGCGAACCCCGCGATCCTCGAGCCCATGATGGCCGTCGAGGTCATGACGCCCGAGGACTACATGGGTGACGTGATCGGCGACCTCAACTCCCGTCGTGGCCAGATCCAGGCCATGGAGGAGCGTGCGGGTGCCCGCGTCGTCAAGGCGTCGGTCCCGCTGTCCGAGATGTTCGGCTACGTCGGTGACCTGCGGTCGCGGACCCAGGGCCGGGCGAACTACACGATGACGTTCGACTCGTACGCGGAGGTTCCGGCCTCCGTGGCGAAGGAGATCATCGCGAAGGCGACGGGCGAGTAA
- the rpsG gene encoding 30S ribosomal protein S7 yields MPRKGPAPKRPLVSDPVYGSPLVTQLVNKILQDGKRSLAERIVYAALEGTRDKTGTDPVVTLKRALDNVKPALEVRSRRVGGATYQVPVEVRTVRQTTLGLRWLVTYSGQRREKTMVERLMNELLDASNGLGASVKRREDMHKMAESNRAFAHYRW; encoded by the coding sequence ATGCCCCGCAAGGGTCCCGCTCCGAAGCGTCCCCTGGTGTCCGACCCGGTCTACGGGTCCCCGCTGGTCACCCAGCTGGTGAACAAGATCCTCCAGGACGGCAAGCGCTCGCTCGCCGAGCGGATCGTCTACGCCGCCCTCGAGGGCACCCGGGACAAGACCGGCACCGACCCGGTGGTGACGCTCAAGCGCGCACTGGACAACGTGAAGCCGGCTCTCGAGGTCCGCAGCCGCCGTGTCGGTGGCGCGACCTACCAGGTCCCGGTCGAGGTGCGCACCGTCCGCCAGACCACCCTGGGCCTGCGTTGGCTGGTCACCTACTCCGGCCAGCGCCGCGAGAAGACGATGGTCGAGCGGCTGATGAACGAGCTGCTCGACGCGAGCAACGGCCTCGGCGCCAGCGTCAAGCGGCGCGAGGACATGCACAAGATGGCGGAGTCGAACCGAGCCTTCGCCCACTACCGCTGGTGA
- the rpsL gene encoding 30S ribosomal protein S12, with protein MPTIQQLVRKGREDKVTKTKTAALKGSPQRRGVCTRVYTTTPKKPNSALRKVARVKLSSGIEVTAYIPGEGHNLQEHSIVLVRGGRVKDLPGVRYKVIRGSLDTQGVKNRKQSRSRYGAKKEKS; from the coding sequence ATGCCCACGATCCAGCAGCTGGTCCGCAAGGGCCGCGAGGACAAGGTCACCAAGACCAAGACCGCCGCCCTCAAGGGCAGCCCCCAGCGCCGCGGGGTCTGCACGCGCGTCTACACGACGACGCCGAAGAAGCCGAACTCGGCACTGCGGAAGGTCGCCCGCGTCAAGCTCAGCAGCGGCATCGAGGTCACCGCTTACATCCCCGGTGAGGGCCACAACCTGCAGGAGCACTCCATCGTGCTGGTCCGCGGCGGCCGCGTGAAGGACCTGCCCGGTGTGCGCTACAAGGTGATCCGCGGCTCGCTGGACACCCAGGGCGTGAAGAACCGCAAGCAGTCCCGCAGCCGTTACGGCGCGAAGAAGGAGAAGAGCTGA
- a CDS encoding alpha/beta hydrolase, with the protein MPLPLAANRLLTSAVVAPLLSPRLPVPVRRRLLDLTGAVLPLPRGTRRATGALGGVPTEVVSAAGPVTSPHRILYLHGGGYVVGSPASHRALLAGLSRAAGTPVHAPIYRLAPEHPHPAAVEDALTAFRALRIAGHPARRIAIAGDSAGGGLAMSVVLRLRENGEDLPGSIGLISPWLDLDCTSPVLSRNASTDAMLDPAWLPDAARDYRGTTDPADLRPLDAELTGLPPLHVVAGAGEVLLDDADRLVEGARAAGVPTTYRRAEGMWHAFPVLAGTLREADDAVTELGASLRTDCLR; encoded by the coding sequence GTGCCTCTACCGCTCGCCGCCAACCGGCTCCTGACCAGCGCCGTCGTGGCCCCGCTGCTGTCCCCGCGGCTCCCCGTCCCGGTGCGCCGCCGCCTGCTCGATCTCACCGGGGCGGTCCTGCCGCTCCCCCGCGGCACCCGCCGGGCCACCGGCGCCCTGGGCGGGGTCCCCACCGAGGTCGTCTCCGCGGCCGGGCCGGTCACCTCCCCGCACCGGATCCTTTACCTGCACGGTGGCGGCTACGTCGTCGGCTCCCCCGCCTCGCACCGCGCCCTGCTGGCCGGGCTGAGCCGGGCCGCCGGCACCCCGGTGCACGCACCGATCTACCGGCTCGCGCCTGAGCACCCCCACCCGGCTGCGGTCGAGGACGCGCTGACCGCGTTCCGCGCGTTGCGCATCGCCGGGCACCCGGCCCGGCGGATCGCGATCGCCGGTGACTCCGCGGGCGGCGGCCTCGCGATGTCGGTGGTGCTGCGGCTGCGCGAGAACGGCGAGGACCTCCCCGGGTCGATCGGGCTGATCTCCCCGTGGCTCGACCTGGACTGCACCTCCCCCGTCCTGTCGCGCAACGCCTCCACCGACGCGATGCTCGACCCCGCCTGGCTGCCCGACGCCGCCCGCGACTACCGGGGAACGACCGACCCGGCGGACCTGCGTCCCCTCGACGCCGAGCTGACCGGCCTGCCGCCCCTGCACGTCGTCGCCGGCGCCGGTGAGGTCCTGCTCGACGACGCCGACCGCCTGGTCGAAGGCGCCCGCGCCGCCGGCGTCCCGACCACCTACCGTCGCGCCGAGGGCATGTGGCACGCCTTCCCGGTCCTGGCCGGCACCCTGCGCGAGGCCGACGACGCCGTCACCGAGCTCGGCGCGTCCCTCCGCACCGACTGCCTCCGCTGA